In Epinephelus lanceolatus isolate andai-2023 chromosome 16, ASM4190304v1, whole genome shotgun sequence, one DNA window encodes the following:
- the LOC144467455 gene encoding uncharacterized protein LOC144467455, producing the protein MDLSSPHSSHISSINSVIPSPDFSMQYTTIDHAITLIRLAGRGAWLSKADITSAFKVLPMHPDFWCFFGVCWKGAYYFSVRLNFGCKSSPKIFDSLSEALCWILTNNHRLPYILHLLYDFLVVTPPSSPPCHGLNTLTNAFSGIPLSEEKTSGPGTSIEFLGITLDSISFQASLPLEKIQRISLLLSNYLLADKCTKRQLLVLLGHLNYAIRIIPQAKSFLSILLSKTAAIPSLHDRVILDDACKMEMRMWLHFLSSWNGISFYDDFITQPEDIQLFTDAAPFTGFGGYYGGRWSASAWPPEFESLDSESCPPSSVLHELYPIIIAAILWGHEWSMKSILIHSDNTAVVEILNKG; encoded by the coding sequence ATGGACCTGTCTTCTccacacagctcacacatttCAAGCATCAACAGTGTCATTCCCAGTCCGGATTTCTCCATGCAATACACAACCATCGACCATGCCATCACCCTCATTCGGCTAGCAGGACGTGGAGCTTGGCTTTCTAAAGCAGACATCACCAGTGCATTCAAAGTTTTGCCCATGCATCCTGACTTCTGGTGTTTTTTCGGCGTTTGCTGGAAGGGGGCATATTATTTTTCTGTGCGCCTTAACTTTGGCTGCAAAAGCAGTCCTAAGATCTTCGATTCTCTTTCAGAAGCCCTATGCTGGATCCTTACTAACAACCACAGGCTCCCTTACATTCTCCATCTTCTCTACGATTTTCTCGTCGTCACTCCACCATCCTCACCTCCTTGCCATGGGCTCAATACGCTCACTAATGCTTTCTCTGGCATCCCTCTTTCCGAGGAGAAAACATCAGGACCTGGCACTTCCATTGAGTTCCTAGGCATCACCCTGGACTCAATTTCCTTCCAAGCATCTCTGCCCTTGGAGAAAATACAGCGCATCTCTCTGCTTCTGTCAAACTACCTCCTAGCAGACAAATGCACCAAACGCCAGCTGTTAGTCCTCCTTGGCCATCTCAATTATGCCATCCGCATAATCCCTCAAGCTAAATCCTTCTTGTCCATCCTTTTGTCAAAGACTGCTGCCATTCCCTCTCTCCACGATAGGGTCATTCTAGACGATGCCTGCAAAATGGAAATGCGTATGTGGCTACATTTCCTATCTTCTTGGAATGGCATTTCCTTCTACGACGACTTCATCACCCAGCCTGAGGACATTCAACTTTTCACAGACGCGGCTCCCTTCACAGGTTTTGGCGGCTACTATGGAGGGAGATGGTCTGCATCCGCTTGGCCCCCAGAGTTCGAATCCCTCGACTCAGAGTCCTGCCCTCCTTCCTCTGTGCTTCACGAGCTGTATCCCATCATAATAGCTGCCATTCTTTGGGGGCACGAATGGTCTATGAAGTCCATACTTATCCACTCCGATAACACCGCAGTTGTAGAGATCCTGAACAAAGGTTGA